A region of the Verrucomicrobiota bacterium genome:
ATGTTTAACAACAAGTTTATCGAAATAAAATCCGGATTGGATTCCGGGGACAATATCCTACTTGCGCCACCATTTGATAGTAGCGAAGACCTAGCTGGAGCACTTATTCACAAAGACGAAAAGGTTAACATTGAGACTTCCACCCCCAGCGCTGGTGAGAGAAACCAATCACCTCCGAAGGAGCAGCGTCAAAAAACGGATAGTGGGCAAAAAAAACAGCGCGAACGGAAAGATAGTTAGACCCGGATTATTCCACTTCCCGGTACTGACCAGGCATACAATTCCAAGTCCATATGATTGCTGAACCCAAGACCATTATCGACATACGCAATATCGTGAAGACGTTCCAGGTCGGAGAAATCGAGGTACGTGCGTTACGCGGTGTGGATGTCGCGATCAAAGAAGGCTCGTACGTAGCCATCATGGGGCCTTCCGGTTCTGGAAAATCAACCATGTTGAATATCCTGGGCTGCCTTGATCGGCCAACTTCCGGGGAATATTATCTAGGCGGGGAAAATGTGGCTGAAATGAATGATGACACCCTCTCAGCCATACGCGGAAAACGATTGGGGTTTATTTTTCAATCATACAACCTCATAGCGCAACTAACTGTGATCGAAAACATCCAGGTCCCTCTGATTTACCAGGGCGTCAACTTGAAAGATTATGAACAGAAGTGCATCGAGCTCGCGG
Encoded here:
- a CDS encoding ABC transporter ATP-binding protein produces the protein MIAEPKTIIDIRNIVKTFQVGEIEVRALRGVDVAIKEGSYVAIMGPSGSGKSTMLNILGCLDRPTSGEYYLGGENVAEMNDDTLSAIRGKRLGFIFQSYNLIAQLTVIENIQVPLIYQGVNLKDYEQKCIELAELVGLKDRLDHRPTQLSGGQQQRVAIARSLINDPLMILADEPTGNLDSKTGKEVLELIDKLNSQGKTIVMVTHDDDIAYRADRVIRMKDGRIDTDEQRVRK